The genomic DNA GCAGGCCCGGCGACGTAGCCCGCGGGTTGCTAAACGAACTGATCGCCCTGGAAGCGAAAGAAGCCGCCGCTGTTTAAGCAGGGTTTTCCCAGCAGGTGCCTTTTAAGGCCGGTTGCAAAGTATAAGTATAAGTATAAGTATAAGTATAAGTATAAGTATAAGTATAAGTATAAGTATAAGTATAAGTATAAGTATAAGTATAAGTATAAGTGGCTGGCTTATGTATAGCGCTTATTCTTCTATCCACTCCACGGCCTCGCGGTAGGTCTTAAACTGCTGCACTTCTATGGCAGTATTGAGCAACACCGCCGACTTATCCGCCAGGGCCATAAAAGTGGCGATGTTTTCTTCGTCGGTGGTGATGCGGGCCAGCTTTTTGAGGGGAGAGGCAGCGGCAATTGGTACCAGTTCCTGCAGTAAATGCAGCAGGTCCTCCTCCGATACTTTCGCCAGGTGATTGGTGTCCTGAATCCAATACCTAATGGTTTTCTCCCGCAGATAGTAGGCAAAGATGCGGGCAGCCTCCCGGTATTCTTTACTACTGGGCTTGCGCAACCATTCGGAGTACATTAGCCCCATGGCCTCATCAATGATCAGGTGCAGGTAGTCGTTTTGGAACTCCGGCATACTTTCCAATAGTGAATTCTGTCTTTGCATGGGAGAGCGTTTTCGGATCATCAACAAACCAGGCCGGATAATGTTAAGGCCAGGTACGGCATCTAATACCTGATTTACAATCCTCTCAAGCAAGCATTACTATCTGGCTGCACTTAATAACAGTTGGGCACCTTGTATACGTTTTCGCGCGCCAGTAGCGACAGTTTTGGGCACATTATTTCTACAGCCGGAACCAGGCTGGAAGCGGCTGCAGCGCCTGTTTGTTCCCGGAAGGCGCTTAAGTAGCAAAGCAAGTGGGAACAAACAGGTTATTTGCTACACGCTGACGGCAGCCTGGCGGAGGCAGCTTACTCTGGCTGCATCGGCAGCCAGCAGTTCATATTCGCTCAGCTCCTGTGTGCCGGACATGGAAACATCCGCTCTGCGGAAAATCATGGCGCTTTCGGACCTGCTTCGGGCAGATGTATGAATTTCTGTTACCCCTGTGTTGCTAACGATCTCCCGGATATTCTGCTCGTTTACGCCTCCGCCTGGCATGATCACCAGCTGGTCGCCGGCTCTGCGGACGAGCTCCGCAATCAGAGGAGTTCCTTCAAAGGCCGTTGCTTTTTGTCCTGAGGTTAGTAAACGGGGTATTTTCAGAGCCAGCAGGTCATCCAGGGCTTTGTAAGGATCAGCAGCCAGGTCGAAGGCCCGGTGAAAGGTTACGCTCATCGGCGCGGCAAGCGCCACCAGTTCCTGCATGCGCGGCATGTCGATGTGGCCGTCTGCCTGCAAAATGCCGGTCACCACGCCGTCTGCTCCCAGTTGCCTGGCTACCCGGATGTCCTGTTTCATGATCTCAAACTCAAGATCCGTATACAGAAAGTCTCCTCTTCGGGGGCGGATGAGCACGTGTAGCCCGATCGTTATACTTTGGCGGGTAAGCGCAATCAGGCCGGCAGAGGGTGTCGTGCCGCCCTCCACCAGGCCGGCACAAAGCTCCACGCGCCTAGCACCTCCCTGCTGGGCAGCTACTGCCGCCTGGGCAGCATCAACACAGATTTCGATTAATACTTGCTCCGGCATACGTTACATGCTGCTTTTGGCGTCGATAAGTTTGTTCACCCGCTTGTCGCGCACCGCATAGTTAAAGCCTTTCTGGATACAGTAACCGCCATACTCGCCTTGTTTGTTCAGGGCAATAAAGCCGACCTGCAGGTCCTTGACATTCTTTTGCTTCGAAACGATGCGTTCAACTGCCAGCCGGCAGGCTTTCTCGGGGGCGTGGCCCTGTCGCATGAGCTCTACAACCAGGTGGCTGCCCACCATGCGCACCACAGCTTCACCAAGCCCGGTGGCCGTTGCGCCACCCACTTCGTTGTCGACAAACAAACCGGCCCCGATGATGGGTGAGTCGCCCACGCGGCCGTGCATTTTGTAAGCAGCGCCGCTGGTGGTGCAGGCGCCGGCCAGGTTGCCATGGGCATCCAGCGCCAGCATCCCGATGGTGTCATGGTTTTCGATGTTGATGACCGGCTTATACTTTGATTCCTTCAGCCAGTTCTGCCAGTCTTTTTCAGATTCCGGGGTAAGCAGGTTCTCTTTCTCAAACCCCTGAGCAAGGGCAAACTGCAGCGCGCCTTCGCCTACGAGCATCACGTGAGGCGTCTCTTCCATTACCTTGCGGGCCACCGAAATAGGGTGCTTGATGTGTTCCAGAAAAGCGACCGAGCCGCAGTTCCCTTCTTTGTCCATTATGCAGGCATCCAGCGTAACGTGTCCCTCGCGGTCAGGATAGCCGCCGTAGCCTACGGTGCGTACCTTGGGGTCTGCCTCCGGAATCCGGACACCGGCCTCCACTGCATCCAAGGCGTGGCCCTGTGCTGCCAGCACCTGCCAGGCGGCATCGTTGGCGGGCATGCCATGGTCCCAGGTAGAGATCACGATGGGCTGGTTGGATTTGCCTTTGAAGCTGCTGGCAAATGCCTGGCCGATCGGATAAAGACCACTTAAGGCGGTGGTGCCCAGGGCGGATAATTTAAGGAACCTGCGTCTGCTATTCATGAATTTATACTTAGTTTATACTTTGTTGATGCTTGGTTTATACTTGTCTGAAAAAATAAGAAGCTGGACCGGCCGCACTTCCTGCCGCCATCACAGGAGTTTATACCTGCAGCGGAGCAGTATGCGGCCCTACATCGCTCACAGGTCCGCGACGGATGCTGTTCCCCATAAGTTGGCTGGGTATACCCCCGCCTGGATCAGGTTTGCCAGGTTCCGGATAACTTCGGTTTTGTCTTCCGGATAGGTAACCCCGAACCATTTTTCAGGTGTGGGCAGCACTTTTACGCGCGCATCGCCTGCCTGTATCAGCGCATTCACCACTTTCGGCAGGTAAAGCTCTGCTTTGGGGTTGTCGCTGTTCTCTTGCAGAAATGTTTCGAGATGCTGGGTTAAATAAGGGAACAGCGTGGGTTTAAAGGCCATCAGGTTCATCGATACAATCTCATCGCCCTGCAGGCGAATTGGCGTGCTGCCGGGGTCCTGCACCATAATACCAGTAGGTGTCCGGGCAATATGGGTATACTCGGATAAAGCCGTCAGGTAACCAGCCTCGTCCAGGGCGCAGATGCCCCTGGAAACCGGGCCGTTCTCCGACAGGGTATTCGCCAGTTGGTAACCGGCCAGAGCATATTCATGCTCATTTTTATTTTTCAGCAGGAAATCAGCGGCTAGCTGGAAAGATTCATAGCCGTAAAAATCATCGCCATTTAGCACGGCAAAAGGCTCCTGCACTTTCGGGGCCGCTACCCACACGGCATGGCCCGTTCCCCAGGGCTTCAGCCGGTTTGGGGGTACAGAATAGCCCGGCGGCAGTACGTCCAGCTCCTGAAAAACATAGGTAACAGGCAGATTGGCGGGGAGCCGGTGAAGCAGTCCTTTTTTAAATTCCGCTTCCATCGCTTCCCTGATCACGAGAATAACCTTGCCGAACCCAGCTCTTAACGCGTCATAAACCGAGTAGTCGATAATGGTCTCTCCGTTCGGGCCAAAGGGCTCCAGTTGCTTTAAGCCGCCATAGCGGGTGGCCATTCCGGCAGCCAGAATAAGTAAGCTGGGTTTTTGCATATACCGATGTTTCTTGGGTTCAGGTATTGTTATTGGCGCTTAAGGTAGCAAAGATAATCTGCCAGGGCAATTTATTACATGCCGTTGCGGGAGATTTGTACCTTATCAGCCAAATGGAAAGGAGAAGTTCGGGATGGTAGATGGCTACTTTTCAAGCCAGAAGATACGATTTTA from Pontibacter liquoris includes the following:
- a CDS encoding nucleotidyltransferase family protein → MQKPSLLILAAGMATRYGGLKQLEPFGPNGETIIDYSVYDALRAGFGKVILVIREAMEAEFKKGLLHRLPANLPVTYVFQELDVLPPGYSVPPNRLKPWGTGHAVWVAAPKVQEPFAVLNGDDFYGYESFQLAADFLLKNKNEHEYALAGYQLANTLSENGPVSRGICALDEAGYLTALSEYTHIARTPTGIMVQDPGSTPIRLQGDEIVSMNLMAFKPTLFPYLTQHLETFLQENSDNPKAELYLPKVVNALIQAGDARVKVLPTPEKWFGVTYPEDKTEVIRNLANLIQAGVYPANLWGTASVADL
- a CDS encoding copper homeostasis protein CutC; this encodes MPEQVLIEICVDAAQAAVAAQQGGARRVELCAGLVEGGTTPSAGLIALTRQSITIGLHVLIRPRRGDFLYTDLEFEIMKQDIRVARQLGADGVVTGILQADGHIDMPRMQELVALAAPMSVTFHRAFDLAADPYKALDDLLALKIPRLLTSGQKATAFEGTPLIAELVRRAGDQLVIMPGGGVNEQNIREIVSNTGVTEIHTSARSRSESAMIFRRADVSMSGTQELSEYELLAADAARVSCLRQAAVSV
- a CDS encoding isoaspartyl peptidase/L-asparaginase family protein; the encoded protein is MNSRRRFLKLSALGTTALSGLYPIGQAFASSFKGKSNQPIVISTWDHGMPANDAAWQVLAAQGHALDAVEAGVRIPEADPKVRTVGYGGYPDREGHVTLDACIMDKEGNCGSVAFLEHIKHPISVARKVMEETPHVMLVGEGALQFALAQGFEKENLLTPESEKDWQNWLKESKYKPVINIENHDTIGMLALDAHGNLAGACTTSGAAYKMHGRVGDSPIIGAGLFVDNEVGGATATGLGEAVVRMVGSHLVVELMRQGHAPEKACRLAVERIVSKQKNVKDLQVGFIALNKQGEYGGYCIQKGFNYAVRDKRVNKLIDAKSSM